Proteins encoded in a region of the Streptomyces sp. NBC_00258 genome:
- the ilvC gene encoding ketol-acid reductoisomerase → MAELFYDDDADLSIIQGRKVAVIGYGSQGHAHALSLRDSGVDVRVGLHEGSKSKAKAEEQGLRVVTPSEAAAEADVIMILVPDPIQAQVYEESIKDNLNDGDALFFGHGLNIRFGFIKPPAGIDVCMVAPKGPGHLVRRQYEEGRGVPCIAAVEQDATGSGFPLALSYAKGIGGTRAGVIKTTFTEETETDLFGEQAVLCGGTAALVKAGFETLTEAGYQPEIAYFECLHELKLIVDLMYEGGLEKMRWSVSETAEWGDYITGPRIITDATKAEMKKVLGEIQDGTFAQQWMDEYHGGLKKYNEYKQQDAESLLETTGKELRKLMSWVNDDE, encoded by the coding sequence GTGGCCGAGCTGTTCTACGACGACGACGCCGACCTGTCCATCATCCAGGGCCGCAAGGTCGCGGTCATCGGCTACGGCAGCCAGGGCCACGCCCACGCGCTGTCGCTCCGTGACTCGGGTGTCGACGTCCGGGTCGGTCTGCACGAGGGCTCCAAGTCCAAGGCGAAGGCCGAGGAGCAGGGCCTGCGCGTGGTGACCCCGTCGGAGGCGGCCGCCGAGGCCGACGTCATCATGATCCTCGTCCCGGACCCGATCCAGGCCCAGGTGTACGAGGAGTCCATCAAGGACAACCTCAACGACGGCGACGCGCTGTTCTTCGGGCACGGCCTGAACATCCGCTTCGGCTTCATCAAGCCGCCGGCCGGCATCGACGTCTGCATGGTCGCCCCGAAGGGCCCGGGCCACCTGGTCCGCCGCCAGTACGAGGAGGGCCGCGGCGTTCCGTGTATCGCGGCCGTCGAGCAGGACGCGACCGGCAGTGGCTTCCCGCTGGCGCTCTCGTACGCCAAGGGCATCGGTGGCACGCGTGCGGGCGTCATCAAGACGACCTTCACCGAGGAGACCGAGACCGACCTGTTCGGTGAGCAGGCCGTTCTCTGCGGTGGTACGGCCGCGCTGGTCAAGGCCGGTTTCGAGACGCTGACCGAGGCCGGCTACCAGCCGGAGATCGCGTACTTCGAGTGCCTCCACGAGCTGAAGCTGATCGTGGACCTCATGTACGAGGGCGGCCTGGAGAAGATGCGCTGGTCGGTCTCCGAGACCGCCGAGTGGGGCGACTACATCACCGGTCCCCGCATCATCACGGACGCCACCAAGGCCGAGATGAAGAAGGTCCTGGGCGAGATCCAGGACGGCACGTTCGCCCAGCAGTGGATGGACGAGTACCACGGTGGTCTGAAGAAGTACAACGAGTACAAGCAGCAGGATGCCGAGTCCCTCCTGGAGACGACCGGCAAGGAGCTGCGCAAGCTCATGTCGTGGGTCAACGACGACGAGTGA
- the ilvN gene encoding acetolactate synthase small subunit, whose amino-acid sequence MSKHTLSVLVENKPGVLARITALFSRRGFNIDSLAVGVTEHPDISRITIVVNVIEELPLEQVTKQLNKLVNVLKIVELEPGSAVQRELVLVKVRADNETRSQIVEIVQLFRAKTVDVSPEAVTIEATGGSEKLEAMLKMLEPFGIKELVQSGTIAIGRGARSITDRSLRALDRSA is encoded by the coding sequence ATGTCCAAGCACACGCTCTCCGTCCTGGTGGAGAACAAGCCCGGTGTCCTCGCCCGGATCACGGCCCTGTTCTCCCGCCGCGGGTTCAACATCGACTCGCTCGCCGTCGGCGTCACCGAGCACCCCGACATCTCCCGCATCACGATCGTGGTGAACGTGATTGAGGAACTCCCCCTCGAACAGGTCACCAAGCAGCTCAACAAGCTCGTCAACGTGCTGAAGATCGTCGAACTGGAGCCGGGTTCCGCGGTTCAGCGCGAACTCGTTCTGGTGAAGGTGCGCGCCGACAACGAGACGCGCTCCCAGATCGTCGAGATCGTCCAGCTGTTCCGCGCCAAGACCGTGGACGTCTCCCCGGAGGCCGTCACCATCGAGGCCACCGGCGGCAGCGAGAAGCTGGAGGCCATGCTCAAGATGCTGGAGCCGTTCGGCATCAAGGAGCTCGTCCAGTCCGGCACGATCGCCATCGGCCGCGGCGCCCGGTCGATCACCGACCGTTCGCTGCGCGCCCTCGACCGGTCCGCGTAG
- a CDS encoding acetolactate synthase large subunit: MPMTEQATGAHHPQPRPRSGGQQSAPEQVTGAQSLIRSLEEVGAETVFGIPGGAILPAYDPLMDSRRVRHVLVRHEQGAGHAATGYAQATGKVGVCMATSGPGATNLVTPIADAHMDSVPLVAITGQVASKAIGTDAFQEADIVGITMPITKHNFLVTKAEDIPRTIAEAFHIASTGRPGPVLVDIAKDALQARTTFQWPPAQDLPGYRPVTKPHAKQIREAARLITQARRPVLYVGGGVLKAGATAELKVLAELTGAPVTTTLMALGAFPDSHELHVGMPGMHGAVTAVTALQKADLIVALGARFDDRVTGKLDSFAPYAKIVHADIDPAEIGKNRAADVPIVGDAREVLADLVQAVQKEHSEGHRGDYTAWWKDLNRWRETYPLGYDQPDNGSLSPQQVIERVGQLAPEGTIFAAGVGQHQMWAAHYIQYEKPATWLNSGGAGTMGYAVPAAMGAKAGAPDRTVWAIDGDGCFQMTNQELTTCALNNIPIKVAIINNGALGMVRQWQTLFYNQRYSNTVLHSGPEADGKQPSAGTRVPDFVKLSEAMGCYAIRCESPDDLDKCIEEANSINDRPVVIDFIVHEDAMVWPMVAAGTSNDEVMFARDVRPDFGDNEDD, translated from the coding sequence ATGCCGATGACCGAGCAGGCCACCGGGGCCCACCACCCGCAGCCGCGGCCCCGTTCCGGAGGACAGCAGTCCGCCCCCGAGCAGGTGACGGGAGCGCAGTCCCTCATCCGTTCTCTCGAGGAGGTCGGGGCCGAGACGGTATTCGGCATTCCCGGCGGTGCGATCCTTCCGGCCTACGACCCGCTGATGGACTCCCGGCGGGTGCGCCACGTGCTCGTCCGCCACGAGCAGGGCGCGGGCCACGCGGCCACCGGTTACGCGCAGGCCACCGGCAAGGTCGGCGTCTGCATGGCGACCAGCGGCCCGGGCGCCACCAACCTGGTGACCCCGATCGCCGACGCGCACATGGACTCGGTGCCGCTCGTGGCGATCACCGGCCAGGTCGCGTCCAAGGCGATCGGTACGGACGCCTTCCAGGAGGCGGACATCGTCGGCATCACGATGCCGATCACCAAGCACAACTTCCTCGTCACCAAGGCGGAGGACATCCCGCGGACGATCGCGGAGGCCTTCCACATCGCCTCCACCGGCCGCCCGGGTCCTGTCCTGGTCGACATCGCCAAGGACGCCCTCCAGGCGCGCACCACCTTCCAGTGGCCGCCCGCCCAGGACCTGCCCGGCTACCGACCGGTGACCAAGCCGCACGCCAAGCAGATCCGCGAGGCCGCCCGGCTGATCACCCAGGCCAGGCGGCCCGTCCTGTACGTCGGCGGCGGAGTCCTCAAGGCCGGTGCCACCGCCGAGCTGAAGGTCCTCGCAGAACTCACCGGAGCGCCCGTCACCACCACACTGATGGCGCTCGGCGCATTCCCCGACAGTCACGAGCTGCACGTGGGAATGCCGGGCATGCACGGTGCGGTCACCGCCGTCACCGCGCTGCAGAAGGCCGACCTGATCGTCGCCCTCGGAGCCCGCTTCGACGACCGCGTCACCGGCAAGCTGGACAGCTTCGCCCCGTACGCCAAGATCGTCCACGCCGACATCGACCCGGCCGAGATCGGCAAGAACCGCGCCGCCGACGTGCCGATCGTCGGAGACGCCCGCGAGGTCCTGGCCGACCTGGTGCAGGCGGTGCAGAAGGAGCACAGCGAGGGTCACCGGGGCGACTACACCGCCTGGTGGAAGGACCTCAACCGCTGGCGCGAGACGTACCCCCTGGGCTACGACCAGCCGGACAACGGCTCGCTCTCGCCCCAGCAGGTCATCGAGCGCGTCGGACAGCTCGCCCCGGAGGGCACGATCTTCGCGGCGGGCGTCGGCCAGCACCAGATGTGGGCCGCGCACTACATCCAGTACGAGAAGCCCGCGACCTGGCTGAACTCGGGCGGCGCCGGGACGATGGGGTACGCGGTCCCGGCCGCGATGGGTGCCAAGGCCGGCGCCCCGGACCGTACGGTCTGGGCGATCGACGGCGACGGCTGCTTCCAGATGACCAATCAGGAGCTCACCACCTGCGCCCTGAACAACATCCCGATCAAGGTCGCCATCATCAACAACGGCGCCCTCGGGATGGTCCGCCAGTGGCAGACCCTCTTCTACAACCAGCGGTACTCCAACACCGTGCTGCACTCCGGCCCCGAGGCGGACGGCAAGCAGCCGAGTGCCGGCACCCGCGTCCCCGACTTCGTGAAGCTGTCGGAGGCCATGGGCTGCTACGCGATCCGCTGCGAGTCGCCGGACGACCTCGACAAGTGCATCGAAGAGGCGAACTCGATCAACGACCGTCCCGTCGTGATCGACTTCATCGTGCACGAGGACGCCATGGTGTGGCCGATGGTCGCCGCCGGCACCTCCAACGACGAGGTCATGTTCGCCCGGGACGTCCGCCCCGACTTCGGCGACAACGAAGACGACTGA
- a CDS encoding putative bifunctional diguanylate cyclase/phosphodiesterase — MSSPAVLPARRPVAGGGAGLVPQLVLALVCAGYAVGSALGWGSPRLALIMGDFGLSAAAATAAVSCFLCARTRRSRFRPAWLLFALSSAMAAAGNLVWGWYEVVLDAPVPSPSYADLFFLCFAPPAIVGLLVLAKRPVSKAGWVCLALDAWLIGGSLLTLSWSLALAQAAKAEGPSVPHTALSLAYPLLDIALVSMVLALHFRRSAVNRSAVNTAIGALALTVMCDALFTSPLMHNDYRSGQLLDAGWFAGSLLLAYAPWVGQRHGHTEEEGHTRVVYGYVPGPRQGQPAHVPLQEGGHSRYPASRPISSSLAALTPYLAAAVCTLGILYNVLNGRSVDRVVLVTGGTVVLALVVRQGIMLVDNITLTQELAQQENHFRSLVQGSSDVIMIAAPNGILRYVSPAAAGVYGQPAEELVGSELATLIHPEDLGCVVHEVRRFLAASPAEEPTTRIECRFRSGGGGGWLNVESTVNRHHGGLIFNSRDVTERVRLQAQLQHNAEHDPLTDLPNRALFTKRVGQALSGRRSSDRGTAVLFIDLDGFKAVNDTIGHQAGDELLVQAARRLQDAVRQSDTASRLGGDEFAALIVGDGGRDRTAREHQIFELADRLRVTLSQPYTIDGNDVRVAASIGVAFSEPGLGAGELLRNADLAMYRAKAAGKGRVELYAPQMQQDVVRKAQLATRLRAALHDGEFALLHQPVVSLDTGRITAVAAQARWRSAQGVLFTPAEFLRVAEDSDRTAELGRWMLEEAVEQAAERAATGLAVPVAVRMTARRLLDRSMPLGSVEALLTRHGLPSGALIIELAETDPKISLDELERRLNALRRLGVRIALDGFGNGYATITALRRLPVDILKLDRGLVEGVVESARLHKITSGLLRIANDLGLQTVAAGVDLPEQVIALRSMGCTHGQGNAFSGPLDEYRLRRALAAGAYPVPHGPVEPIFVGGGSSGVYAGGSTSAYVAGVSSASYGTGTALRSHDETPVPPT; from the coding sequence GTGAGCTCCCCGGCGGTTCTGCCGGCCCGTCGTCCGGTCGCCGGGGGCGGAGCGGGTCTCGTACCGCAGCTCGTGCTGGCCCTCGTGTGCGCGGGATACGCCGTCGGTTCCGCGCTCGGCTGGGGCTCACCGCGACTCGCCCTGATCATGGGCGACTTCGGGCTCAGCGCGGCGGCCGCCACCGCGGCCGTCTCCTGCTTCCTCTGCGCCCGCACCCGTCGCAGCCGCTTTCGACCCGCATGGCTGCTCTTCGCGCTCTCCTCCGCCATGGCGGCGGCGGGCAACCTCGTCTGGGGCTGGTACGAGGTCGTACTGGACGCCCCGGTGCCCAGCCCGAGCTACGCCGACCTGTTCTTCCTGTGCTTCGCGCCACCGGCCATCGTGGGACTGCTCGTCCTCGCCAAACGGCCGGTGAGCAAGGCCGGCTGGGTCTGTCTGGCCCTGGACGCCTGGCTGATCGGCGGCTCGCTGCTCACGCTCTCCTGGAGCCTCGCGCTCGCCCAGGCGGCGAAGGCGGAGGGTCCGAGCGTCCCGCACACCGCGCTGTCGCTCGCGTACCCGCTGCTGGACATCGCCCTGGTGAGCATGGTGCTCGCACTGCACTTCAGGCGCTCGGCGGTGAACCGCTCGGCGGTGAACACCGCGATCGGCGCCCTGGCCCTGACGGTCATGTGCGACGCCCTGTTCACCTCGCCCCTGATGCACAACGACTACCGCTCCGGGCAACTGCTCGACGCGGGCTGGTTCGCCGGATCACTACTACTCGCATACGCCCCCTGGGTGGGGCAACGACACGGACACACGGAAGAAGAGGGGCACACGCGCGTGGTGTACGGCTACGTGCCCGGGCCCCGGCAGGGACAACCGGCACACGTGCCCCTCCAGGAAGGAGGTCACAGTCGGTATCCGGCCAGCCGGCCCATCAGCAGTTCACTGGCGGCACTCACTCCCTACCTGGCCGCCGCCGTCTGCACACTGGGCATTCTCTACAACGTGCTCAACGGCCGCAGCGTCGACCGCGTGGTGCTCGTCACCGGCGGCACGGTCGTGCTCGCCCTCGTCGTGCGCCAGGGCATCATGCTCGTCGACAACATCACCCTCACCCAGGAGCTGGCCCAGCAGGAGAACCACTTCCGCTCCCTGGTGCAGGGCTCCAGCGACGTCATCATGATCGCCGCTCCGAACGGCATCCTCCGGTACGTCAGCCCGGCCGCGGCCGGGGTCTACGGACAGCCCGCCGAAGAACTGGTCGGCTCCGAACTCGCCACACTGATCCACCCGGAGGACCTGGGCTGTGTGGTGCACGAGGTGCGCCGCTTCCTCGCCGCCAGCCCCGCCGAGGAACCCACCACCCGCATCGAGTGCCGCTTCAGGTCCGGCGGCGGGGGAGGCTGGCTCAATGTCGAGTCGACCGTCAACCGCCACCACGGCGGCCTCATCTTCAACAGCCGTGACGTGACCGAGCGGGTCCGCCTCCAGGCCCAGTTGCAGCACAACGCCGAGCACGACCCGCTCACCGACCTGCCCAACCGCGCCCTGTTCACCAAGCGCGTCGGACAGGCGCTTTCCGGCCGTCGGTCCTCCGACCGCGGCACCGCGGTCCTCTTCATCGACCTCGACGGCTTCAAGGCCGTCAACGACACCATCGGGCACCAGGCCGGCGACGAACTGCTCGTCCAGGCCGCCCGCAGACTCCAGGACGCCGTCCGGCAGAGCGACACCGCCTCCCGCCTGGGCGGCGACGAGTTCGCGGCCCTGATCGTCGGCGACGGCGGCCGCGACCGCACCGCGCGCGAGCACCAGATCTTCGAACTCGCCGACCGGCTGCGCGTGACCCTCTCGCAGCCGTACACCATCGACGGCAACGATGTCCGCGTCGCCGCCTCCATCGGTGTCGCCTTCTCCGAACCCGGCCTCGGCGCGGGCGAGCTGCTGCGCAACGCCGACCTCGCGATGTACCGCGCGAAGGCCGCGGGCAAGGGCCGCGTCGAGCTGTACGCGCCACAGATGCAGCAGGACGTCGTACGGAAGGCCCAGCTGGCCACCCGGCTGCGGGCCGCCCTGCACGACGGCGAGTTCGCGCTGCTGCACCAGCCGGTGGTGTCCCTCGACACCGGCCGGATCACGGCGGTCGCGGCCCAGGCACGCTGGCGTTCGGCCCAGGGCGTGCTGTTCACCCCCGCCGAGTTCCTGCGCGTCGCCGAGGACAGCGACCGCACCGCCGAGCTGGGCCGCTGGATGCTGGAGGAGGCCGTCGAGCAGGCCGCCGAGCGTGCCGCCACGGGGCTCGCCGTGCCCGTCGCCGTCCGGATGACCGCCCGCCGGCTCCTCGACCGGTCCATGCCCCTGGGTTCCGTAGAGGCCCTGCTGACCCGGCACGGCCTGCCGTCCGGTGCCCTCATCATCGAACTGGCCGAAACCGATCCCAAGATCTCCCTCGACGAGCTGGAGCGCCGCCTCAACGCACTCAGGCGGCTGGGCGTCCGGATCGCCCTGGACGGCTTCGGCAACGGCTACGCCACGATCACCGCACTGCGCCGCCTCCCCGTCGACATACTGAAACTGGATCGCGGTCTGGTGGAAGGTGTCGTCGAGTCCGCCCGGCTCCACAAGATCACCAGTGGGCTGCTGCGTATCGCGAACGACCTGGGCCTGCAGACCGTGGCCGCCGGCGTGGACCTGCCCGAGCAGGTGATCGCCCTGCGCTCGATGGGCTGCACACACGGACAGGGCAACGCGTTCTCCGGACCGCTGGACGAGTACCGACTGCGCCGCGCGCTCGCGGCCGGCGCCTACCCCGTGCCCCACGGCCCCGTCGAACCGATCTTCGTGGGAGGCGGCAGCAGCGGTGTCTACGCAGGTGGGAGCACGAGCGCGTACGTGGCCGGAGTGTCCTCGGCCTCGTACGGAACCGGTACGGCCCTCCGCTCACATGATGAGACTCCCGTCCCACCCACTTGA
- the serA gene encoding phosphoglycerate dehydrogenase produces MSSKPVVLIAEELSPATVDALGPDFEIRHANGADRAELLPAIADVDAILIRSATKVDAEAIAAASKLKVVARAGVGLDNVDVSAATKAGVMVVNAPTSNIVTAAELACGLLLASARHIPQANTALKNGEWKRSKYTGVELAEKTLGVVGLGRIGALVAQRMSAFGMKVVAYDPYVQPARAAQMGVKVLSLDELLEVSDFITVHLPKTPETVGLIGDEALHKVKPSVRIVNAARGGIVDEAALYSALKEGRVAGAGLDVYAKEPCTDSPLFELDEVVCTPHLGASTDEAQEKAGISVARSVRLALAGELVPDAVNVQGGVIAEDVKPGLPLAEKLGRIFTALAGEVAVRLDVEVYGEITQHDVKVLELSALKGVFEDVVDETVSYVNAPLFAQERGVEVRLTTSSESSDHRNVVTVRGTLGDGQEVSVSGTLAGPKHHQKIVAVGEYDVDLALADHMVVLNYTDRPGVVGTLGRILGEAGINIAGMQVARADVGGEALAVLTVDDTVPQNVLTELAEEIGATQARSVNLV; encoded by the coding sequence GTGAGCTCGAAACCTGTCGTACTCATCGCTGAAGAGCTGTCGCCCGCGACCGTCGACGCCCTGGGCCCGGACTTCGAGATCCGGCACGCGAACGGCGCGGACCGCGCCGAACTGCTGCCCGCCATCGCCGACGTCGACGCGATCCTGATCCGTTCCGCGACGAAGGTCGATGCCGAGGCCATCGCCGCCGCGAGCAAGCTGAAGGTCGTCGCACGAGCCGGCGTCGGCCTGGACAACGTCGACGTCTCCGCCGCCACCAAGGCCGGCGTGATGGTCGTCAACGCCCCCACCTCGAACATCGTGACCGCCGCCGAGCTGGCCTGTGGTCTGCTCCTGGCCTCCGCGCGTCACATCCCGCAGGCCAACACCGCGCTCAAGAACGGTGAGTGGAAGCGCTCCAAGTACACCGGCGTCGAGCTCGCGGAGAAGACCCTCGGTGTCGTGGGTCTGGGCCGCATCGGCGCGCTCGTCGCCCAGCGCATGTCGGCCTTCGGCATGAAGGTCGTCGCCTACGACCCGTACGTACAGCCCGCGCGGGCCGCGCAGATGGGCGTCAAGGTCCTGTCGCTGGACGAGCTGCTCGAGGTCTCCGACTTCATCACCGTGCACCTGCCCAAGACGCCCGAGACCGTCGGTCTCATCGGCGACGAGGCGCTGCACAAGGTCAAGCCGTCGGTGCGGATCGTCAACGCCGCGCGTGGCGGGATCGTCGACGAGGCCGCGCTGTACTCCGCGCTCAAGGAGGGCCGCGTCGCCGGCGCCGGCCTCGACGTGTACGCGAAGGAGCCCTGCACGGACTCCCCGCTCTTCGAGCTCGACGAGGTCGTCTGCACCCCGCACCTCGGTGCCTCCACGGACGAGGCGCAGGAGAAGGCCGGTATCTCCGTCGCCCGCTCGGTGCGCCTCGCGCTCGCCGGTGAGCTGGTCCCGGACGCGGTGAACGTCCAGGGCGGCGTCATCGCCGAGGACGTCAAGCCGGGTCTGCCGCTCGCCGAGAAGCTCGGCCGCATCTTCACCGCCCTCGCGGGCGAGGTCGCGGTCCGTCTCGACGTCGAGGTGTACGGCGAGATCACCCAGCACGACGTCAAGGTTCTCGAACTCTCCGCGCTCAAGGGCGTGTTCGAGGACGTCGTCGACGAGACCGTGTCGTACGTGAACGCTCCGCTGTTCGCGCAGGAGCGCGGTGTCGAGGTGCGGCTGACCACGAGCTCGGAGTCCTCGGACCACCGGAACGTGGTGACCGTGCGTGGCACCCTCGGCGACGGCCAGGAGGTCTCGGTCTCCGGCACGCTCGCCGGGCCCAAGCACCACCAGAAGATCGTCGCGGTCGGCGAGTACGACGTGGATCTGGCGCTCGCCGACCACATGGTCGTCCTCAACTACACCGACCGTCCCGGTGTCGTCGGCACCCTCGGCCGGATCCTCGGCGAGGCGGGCATCAACATCGCGGGGATGCAGGTCGCTCGTGCGGACGTGGGTGGCGAGGCGCTTGCCGTGCTGACTGTGGACGACACGGTTCCGCAGAATGTGCTTACTGAGCTGGCCGAGGAGATCGGAGCCACTCAGGCTCGGTCGGTCAACCTGGTCTGA
- a CDS encoding aldo/keto reductase has protein sequence MERRTIGAAALEVGAVGLGCMPMSWAYSGSRQRGDESLRTVHAALDRGATLLDTADMYGPFTNELLVGRALKERRSEAFVSTKVGLLVGEQHIVANGRPGYVKRACDASLRRLQTDVIDLYQLHRADPEIPVEETWGAMAELVSAGKVRALGLCAVGARSHRRSGARLHDGTIRQLERVQQVFPVSTVEAELSVWSPEALEGLLPWCEARGIGFLAAMPLGNGFLTGTLTPGEGFEPDDVRARHPRFTAEMMAANQPIVAGLRRIAARHSAQGADVTPAQVALAWVLARGRHVVPVPGTKRECWAAENAGAAGLRLTTEDLAEVAGLPSARGSWD, from the coding sequence GTGGAGCGCAGGACGATCGGGGCGGCGGCGCTCGAGGTGGGGGCTGTCGGCCTCGGGTGCATGCCGATGAGCTGGGCGTACTCGGGTTCGCGGCAGCGGGGCGACGAGTCGCTGCGGACCGTGCACGCGGCCCTCGACCGGGGTGCGACGCTCCTGGACACCGCCGACATGTACGGACCGTTCACCAACGAGCTGCTGGTGGGACGGGCACTGAAGGAGCGGCGTTCCGAGGCCTTCGTGTCGACCAAGGTCGGCCTCCTGGTGGGCGAACAGCACATCGTGGCCAATGGCCGCCCCGGCTATGTGAAGCGGGCGTGCGACGCCTCCCTGCGACGCCTCCAGACGGACGTCATCGACCTGTACCAGCTGCACCGCGCGGACCCGGAGATACCCGTCGAGGAGACATGGGGCGCGATGGCGGAGCTCGTCTCGGCCGGCAAGGTGCGGGCGCTCGGGCTGTGCGCTGTGGGCGCGCGTTCCCACCGCCGTTCGGGAGCCCGGCTGCACGACGGAACGATCCGCCAGCTGGAGCGGGTGCAGCAGGTCTTCCCGGTGAGCACGGTGGAGGCCGAGCTGTCCGTGTGGTCGCCGGAGGCGCTGGAGGGTCTGCTGCCGTGGTGCGAGGCGCGCGGCATCGGCTTCCTGGCGGCGATGCCGCTCGGCAACGGCTTCCTGACCGGGACGCTCACACCCGGCGAGGGCTTCGAACCCGACGACGTACGGGCCCGGCACCCCCGCTTCACCGCCGAGATGATGGCCGCGAACCAGCCGATCGTCGCCGGTCTGCGGCGCATAGCCGCCCGGCACTCGGCGCAGGGAGCGGACGTCACTCCCGCGCAGGTGGCGCTCGCGTGGGTGCTCGCGCGAGGGCGGCACGTGGTGCCGGTGCCGGGGACCAAGCGGGAGTGCTGGGCCGCGGAGAACGCGGGGGCGGCCGGGCTGCGTCTGACCACGGAGGATCTCGCGGAGGTGGCGGGGCTGCCTTCGGCACGGGGATCCTGGGACTGA
- a CDS encoding 2-hydroxyacid dehydrogenase has protein sequence MTYEVWLPFHADDLDGLPDGPNYRYWNGEQEFPADPADCAFYVVPYMKGSDISVRPLAEMTSVQVVQTLSAGIDHVQPGLQLLPEGVQLCNARGVHDASTAELTLTLILSSLRGIPDFVRGQDSEEWRSGFRPALADKSVLIVGYGAVGSAIEDRLVPFELARVARVARSARETARGPVHPITALPELLPEADVVVLITPLTEQTKGLAGADFLARMKDGALLVNVARGGVVDTKALLAELESGRIMAALDVTDPEPLPPGHPLWHAPGVLISPHVGGPTSAFFPRAKRLLGDQLNRFVNREPLRNVVLTTGS, from the coding sequence ATGACGTACGAAGTGTGGCTTCCCTTTCACGCAGACGACCTCGACGGCCTCCCCGACGGCCCCAACTACCGCTACTGGAACGGTGAGCAGGAGTTTCCCGCCGATCCCGCCGACTGCGCCTTCTATGTCGTGCCCTACATGAAGGGCAGCGACATCTCGGTGCGACCCCTGGCCGAAATGACGTCCGTCCAGGTCGTGCAGACCCTGTCCGCCGGTATCGACCACGTACAGCCGGGCCTGCAACTGCTCCCCGAGGGCGTGCAGTTGTGCAACGCGCGCGGGGTGCACGACGCGAGCACCGCCGAACTCACCCTCACTCTGATCCTCTCCTCGCTGCGAGGCATCCCCGACTTCGTCCGTGGGCAGGACAGCGAGGAGTGGCGGTCCGGATTCCGTCCCGCTCTCGCCGACAAGTCCGTACTGATCGTCGGCTACGGAGCGGTCGGTTCGGCCATCGAGGACCGGCTCGTTCCCTTCGAACTCGCGCGGGTGGCGCGCGTCGCGCGCTCCGCACGCGAGACGGCGCGCGGCCCAGTGCATCCGATCACCGCCTTGCCCGAACTTCTCCCGGAGGCCGATGTGGTGGTGCTCATCACGCCCCTCACCGAGCAGACGAAGGGCCTGGCAGGGGCCGACTTCCTGGCCCGGATGAAGGACGGCGCCCTGCTCGTGAACGTCGCGCGCGGCGGAGTCGTCGACACCAAGGCGCTCCTCGCCGAGCTGGAGAGCGGCCGGATCATGGCCGCCCTGGATGTCACCGATCCCGAACCGCTGCCCCCGGGGCACCCCTTGTGGCATGCGCCGGGCGTCCTCATCAGCCCCCACGTGGGAGGCCCGACCTCCGCGTTCTTCCCGCGTGCCAAGCGGCTCCTGGGCGACCAGTTGAACCGTTTCGTGAACCGGGAGCCGCTGCGGAACGTGGTCCTTACGACGGGCTCCTAG